In the genome of Gemmatimonadota bacterium, one region contains:
- a CDS encoding S8 family peptidase, translating to MQFSFASKTRLVVRLGTLALLALPGISQAQGVSNPLRDAVVRSGGRVIVTLQSSQGGAALRQAGDPPVSASELAVIASRLSSRFQLRENSRAPFAGMVMGEISPDQAAALAADPNVAAVEADRLWAPTDLGDGFDPSDRWAAYRRVDTTPYGVTNVTAPAVWATGNRGEGVKVAAMDSGGDATHPDLNYVGGYNAVTRVASDWADDISVCSGHGTHVAGTIAALDNGSGVVGVAPRAQLYAIKVFENVGGSCLAYTSSQIAGLQWAVTQGIRLVNVSIGGTYSPSYDAAMQTAAAQGTYLIAASGNNGSAVLYPASSAYSIAVAAVDGSNVRASWSDFGPEVDFSAPGVGVISTMPGGGTGSKSGTSMATPHVVGVAALILSAFPSLSFAQLYQKLRDGALDLEGAGFDNNTGYGLVRAANSIGGVAPPPAPLTLAVSPAGRNASVVQGSSAPADQGTVTLSGTNSSSTSWTATRRKSWTTLTAASGTGSGTVSWSRNATGLAVGTYVDTISITAPGATGSPGTIYDTLRVTAAPLPLTIAIAPTSRNVAVQQGNGAPSDQASITLSGSNGSSTAWSATKRKSWTTFTTGSGTGSGTLAWTRNATGLAVGTYVDTLTVSAAGAVGSPQVLYDTLRVTAAAVPVTLAVSPPSRNAAVQQGGNAPIDQASVTLLGDNALTTIWSAAKRKSWTTLTGGSGTGSGTVAWSRNATGLTVGTYVDTITVTAVGVATASVVYDTLRVTAAPVPLTLAIAPTSRNVSVVAGGSAPSDQAAVTVAGDNSAATQWSATKRKSWTTLTNSSATGSGVVSWSRNATGLTAGTYVDTLTVSAVGVAQPVVLYDTLRVSAAAVPVTMVMTPGSRSTTVQVGGSASGDHSGVVLSGDNSASTNWSATRRKSWTTLTNPSGTGSGNMFWTRNASGLAAGVYVDTITVVAVGVAAPGYVYDTLRVTTAPVPLTLAVAPTSRTVSVVQGTSAPVDQAAITLAGDNSSTTTWSASKRKSWTTLTTAAGTGSGTVAWSRNATGLTAGTYVDTITVTAVGVASPVTVYDTLRITSAPVPVTLALSPAARMVSVTQGAAAAGDQATVTLAGTNAATTTWSATRRKSWTTLTTAAGTGSGTVAWSRNVSALAVGTYVDTITVTAAGVATPAMVYDTVRITSVPVIPIAVALSPAGRRNNITQGGSTPTDSATVTLTGTGNGTTTWSAARTASWATLTTASGTGSGRVRWSRNSAALGVGTYVDTIRVVAGGATAMIVDTLSIAAAPSSIAVTPKGKKFRVLTAAGTSASLVESTLDTAVVEGALVDGASSLWMASTNSSRFRLMTLTGELNGRMIWERLPTTLQPGVHVDSIEIRLQRDPSIKSTFVDTLEIVAVPSPEPGIAVEELFRAGGLTEDQRTIFDRDGNRNGGYDLGDLLAWVERAHVRFSAEAASKLQGLMLKEPAGAVGGEARARRNR from the coding sequence ATGCAGTTCAGCTTCGCCTCGAAGACCCGTCTCGTCGTCCGCCTCGGCACCCTCGCGCTGCTGGCCCTTCCGGGGATCAGCCAGGCGCAGGGTGTCTCGAACCCGCTCCGCGATGCCGTGGTCCGCTCCGGCGGCCGGGTCATCGTGACGCTGCAGTCTTCGCAGGGGGGCGCGGCGCTTCGGCAGGCCGGGGATCCGCCGGTCTCGGCCAGCGAACTTGCCGTCATTGCTTCCCGACTCTCCAGTCGCTTCCAGCTCCGGGAAAACTCGCGCGCTCCGTTTGCCGGGATGGTGATGGGGGAAATTTCCCCCGACCAGGCCGCGGCGCTCGCCGCCGACCCCAACGTCGCCGCCGTCGAAGCCGACCGCCTCTGGGCACCGACCGACCTCGGTGACGGATTCGATCCGTCGGATCGCTGGGCGGCCTACCGCCGTGTCGATACCACCCCGTACGGTGTCACCAACGTGACCGCCCCGGCGGTGTGGGCCACTGGCAATCGCGGCGAGGGCGTGAAGGTCGCGGCGATGGACTCCGGTGGTGACGCGACTCATCCTGACCTCAATTACGTCGGCGGCTACAACGCCGTCACGCGCGTCGCCAGCGACTGGGCCGACGACATCTCCGTCTGCAGCGGTCACGGCACGCACGTGGCCGGCACCATCGCCGCTCTCGACAACGGCAGTGGCGTCGTCGGTGTCGCACCGCGCGCCCAGCTCTACGCCATCAAGGTCTTCGAGAACGTGGGCGGTTCCTGTCTCGCCTACACCTCTTCCCAGATCGCCGGCCTGCAGTGGGCAGTGACGCAGGGCATCCGCCTCGTCAACGTCTCGATCGGCGGCACCTACTCGCCATCGTATGATGCGGCGATGCAGACCGCCGCCGCGCAGGGGACCTATCTCATTGCCGCGTCGGGCAACAACGGCAGCGCGGTGCTCTACCCGGCCTCGTCTGCCTATTCGATCGCCGTCGCCGCTGTGGATGGCAGCAACGTGCGCGCGAGCTGGTCGGACTTCGGTCCGGAAGTCGACTTCTCGGCGCCGGGCGTCGGCGTCATCAGCACGATGCCTGGCGGCGGCACTGGCAGCAAGAGCGGCACTTCGATGGCGACGCCGCACGTGGTGGGTGTGGCCGCACTGATTCTTTCGGCCTTCCCGTCGCTCTCCTTCGCTCAGCTCTACCAGAAGCTCCGCGATGGCGCGCTCGACCTCGAGGGCGCAGGCTTTGACAACAACACCGGCTACGGCCTCGTGCGCGCGGCGAATTCGATCGGTGGCGTGGCACCGCCGCCGGCACCGCTGACGCTTGCCGTGTCACCCGCAGGCCGAAACGCATCCGTGGTGCAGGGCAGCAGTGCACCGGCCGATCAGGGCACGGTGACGCTGTCCGGCACCAACAGCTCCAGCACCAGCTGGACCGCTACGAGGCGGAAGAGCTGGACGACACTGACCGCGGCGAGTGGCACCGGATCGGGCACCGTTTCCTGGAGCCGCAATGCAACCGGGCTTGCTGTCGGTACCTACGTCGACACGATCAGCATCACGGCCCCGGGCGCGACCGGATCGCCTGGCACCATTTACGACACCCTGCGCGTGACGGCAGCTCCGCTGCCGCTCACGATCGCCATTGCCCCGACGTCGCGGAACGTCGCGGTACAGCAGGGGAACGGTGCGCCGAGCGATCAGGCCAGCATCACGCTGAGCGGCAGCAACGGCAGCAGCACGGCGTGGAGCGCGACCAAGCGGAAGAGCTGGACCACCTTCACGACGGGCAGCGGCACGGGCAGCGGTACGCTCGCCTGGACGCGCAACGCCACTGGGCTTGCTGTCGGCACCTACGTCGACACCCTCACCGTGTCGGCCGCGGGCGCCGTCGGTTCGCCGCAGGTCCTCTATGACACGTTGCGGGTCACCGCCGCTGCGGTACCGGTCACGCTGGCCGTGTCGCCGCCCTCGCGCAATGCCGCAGTGCAGCAGGGCGGCAACGCACCGATCGATCAGGCGAGTGTCACCCTGCTCGGGGACAATGCGCTCACCACGATCTGGAGTGCGGCGAAGCGGAAGAGCTGGACCACACTGACCGGCGGGAGTGGCACCGGTAGTGGCACCGTGGCGTGGAGCCGCAATGCCACCGGGCTCACCGTGGGAACCTATGTCGATACGATCACTGTGACTGCCGTCGGCGTCGCCACGGCGAGTGTGGTGTATGACACCTTGCGGGTGACCGCAGCGCCAGTGCCGCTCACCCTTGCCATCGCTCCCACGTCGCGCAATGTGTCGGTCGTCGCCGGTGGCAGTGCGCCATCGGATCAGGCCGCTGTCACCGTCGCTGGCGATAACAGTGCGGCGACGCAGTGGAGCGCCACCAAGCGGAAGAGCTGGACCACGCTCACGAACAGCAGCGCAACCGGCTCCGGAGTCGTGAGCTGGAGCCGCAACGCCACTGGCCTCACCGCGGGTACCTATGTCGATACCCTCACCGTTTCGGCCGTCGGTGTCGCGCAGCCGGTCGTGCTCTACGACACGCTGCGCGTCTCGGCAGCAGCAGTTCCGGTGACGATGGTGATGACGCCAGGCTCGCGGAGCACCACGGTCCAGGTTGGCGGCAGCGCGTCCGGCGATCACTCTGGTGTCGTGCTCAGCGGCGACAACAGCGCGTCGACCAACTGGAGCGCGACCAGGCGGAAGAGCTGGACCACGCTCACGAATCCCAGCGGCACTGGCAGCGGAAACATGTTCTGGACCCGCAATGCCAGCGGACTCGCCGCCGGCGTCTACGTCGACACCATCACGGTGGTCGCCGTCGGAGTCGCTGCGCCGGGCTATGTCTACGACACGTTGCGCGTGACCACTGCACCGGTGCCACTGACTCTCGCCGTGGCACCCACCTCACGTACCGTCTCGGTAGTACAGGGTACCAGCGCGCCGGTCGACCAGGCCGCCATCACGCTCGCGGGTGACAACAGCTCGACCACAACGTGGTCGGCGAGCAAGCGGAAGAGCTGGACCACGCTCACGACGGCTGCCGGCACCGGCAGTGGCACGGTGGCGTGGAGCCGGAATGCAACCGGACTCACTGCCGGCACTTACGTCGACACCATCACGGTCACTGCCGTCGGTGTGGCAAGCCCGGTCACGGTGTATGACACGTTGCGGATCACCAGCGCGCCGGTCCCGGTGACCCTTGCGCTGTCACCCGCGGCGCGAATGGTCTCGGTCACGCAGGGTGCGGCGGCAGCAGGCGATCAGGCCACCGTCACGCTCGCGGGTACTAACGCTGCCACCACGACGTGGAGCGCAACCAGGCGGAAGAGCTGGACCACGCTGACGACGGCCGCGGGGACCGGCAGTGGTACCGTCGCGTGGAGCCGGAACGTGTCGGCGCTGGCCGTGGGCACCTATGTCGACACCATCACGGTCACGGCGGCCGGTGTGGCGACGCCTGCGATGGTCTATGACACAGTGCGCATCACCTCGGTGCCGGTCATCCCGATTGCCGTTGCGCTCTCGCCCGCCGGTCGCCGGAACAACATCACCCAGGGTGGCAGCACGCCGACCGACAGCGCGACGGTGACGCTCACTGGCACGGGTAACGGCACGACGACCTGGAGCGCGGCTCGTACCGCGAGCTGGGCGACGCTCACGACGGCCAGTGGCACCGGCAGCGGTCGGGTACGCTGGAGCCGGAACAGCGCTGCGCTCGGCGTCGGGACCTACGTCGACACCATCCGCGTGGTAGCCGGCGGCGCGACAGCAATGATTGTCGACACGCTCAGCATCGCCGCTGCGCCTTCGTCGATCGCCGTCACGCCGAAGGGGAAGAAGTTCCGGGTCCTCACGGCGGCCGGCACCTCGGCGAGCCTGGTGGAGTCGACGCTCGACACCGCGGTGGTTGAGGGGGCGCTTGTCGACGGAGCGTCGTCACTCTGGATGGCTTCGACCAACTCGAGCCGGTTCCGCCTGATGACGCTCACCGGCGAACTCAACGGCCGGATGATCTGGGAACGCCTGCCCACCACGCTGCAGCCTGGCGTCCACGTGGATTCCATCGAGATCAGGCTGCAGCGCGACCCGTCGATCAAGAGCACCTTTGTCGATACCCTTGAGATCGTGGCGGTGCCCTCACCCGAGCCGGGGATTGCCGTGGAAGAACTCTTCCGCGCGGGCGGCCTGACGGAAGATCAGCGCACTATCTTCGATCGCGACGGCAACCGCAACGGTGGTTACGATCTTGGCGACCTGCTCGCCTGGGTTGAGCGGGCCCACGTGCGCTTCTCGGCCGAGGCTGCGTCGAAGCTGCAGGGATTGATGCTGAAGGAGCCGGCGGGAGCGGTTGGTGGGGAAGCACGCGCACGGCGAAATCGCTAG